GGCCATTGTGCCTGCCTCCCGGAGATCGGCATACCAGCGGTGAAACCGTTCTGGTGCGAGTTTTTCCTGAAGTACAGGCAGAATCACTGATCGGCCTCGAGTGGGAACCTCAGGGGGATGGCTTTGTCTTGCTCGACCAAAGAGGCCGATTGGTTCGGTATGATAGCGAGGGGAATCAGCCCGTCGAGATCCTCGACTGGCGGGATAGGGTACTCGATCCCTGGGGGCCCGATCACGGCGAAGCCGGACTGATCGGCTTTGCGCTGCACCCGAATTGGCCAGACGATGGCCGCGTCTGGATCAGCGCGGTACTGAACCAAGGCGTACCCGAGCAATGCCCGCTCCAGATCATCGCGGAATTGCATCGCGAGTCCGAGGGGGCTGATCTGCACCTGGATCCCGAACCCTTTCGCATCCTCTTTGAACGGCGCAACAACTGCTGGCGGGCGGAAGACGGGAATGTCCATCCGGTCCATCATGGCGGTACTCTGCGATTTGACCCGGAGGACCCCGGAAGGCTGATTGTGGGCCTCGGCGAGATGAACCGCCCCGAGGAGGCTGGCCGTCCGGACTCCGCAGAAGGCACGTTCCTGGCGCTCTACGTCGATCAACCCGGCTCTTCCCCCCTTTTGGGTGTCGAGGTTCCCGCCGACGTCCTTGCCTGGGGTTTCCGGAACCCCTGGCAGTGGAGCTTCGATCGGAGCACCGGAGCCATATGGGTCGGAGACGTCGGTGGACGCCGCTTTGAAGAAATCGACCTTCTGGAAGAAGGGAGCCATCACGGCTGGCCGGTCGTCGAGGCCGCGGCGTGCAGCACCCCGCCTTGTGACCTCGACCGCTATCAACCGCCCGTGTACTGGTATGACCGCGGTGGCGGTTGTGCGGTCATCGGGGGCTTTGTCTACCGGGGAAACAAATGGCCGGACCTCGATGGCATCTATCTCTTTTCCGATTTCTGCAACGGACGGATCTCGGGACTCTTCCCGACCGCCGACGGCAACGTGCGGGAACGCCTGCTTGCCCATACCGAGCTACCGATCACCAGCTTTGCACAAGACCCAGATGGCGAGATCTATGTTCTCAGTGCGCGCGGCCCTATTTTTCGCCTCGCGAACT
The genomic region above belongs to Candidatus Binatia bacterium and contains:
- a CDS encoding PQQ-dependent sugar dehydrogenase; this translates as MHGRRALLVLFSILIEACSGGGSFSEAPLEGPLCLPPGDRHTSGETVLVRVFPEVQAESLIGLEWEPQGDGFVLLDQRGRLVRYDSEGNQPVEILDWRDRVLDPWGPDHGEAGLIGFALHPNWPDDGRVWISAVLNQGVPEQCPLQIIAELHRESEGADLHLDPEPFRILFERRNNCWRAEDGNVHPVHHGGTLRFDPEDPGRLIVGLGEMNRPEEAGRPDSAEGTFLALYVDQPGSSPLLGVEVPADVLAWGFRNPWQWSFDRSTGAIWVGDVGGRRFEEIDLLEEGSHHGWPVVEAAACSTPPCDLDRYQPPVYWYDRGGGCAVIGGFVYRGNKWPDLDGIYLFSDFCNGRISGLFPTADGNVRERLLAHTELPITSFAQDPDGEIYVLSARGPIFRLANYHADEDPTLPDTLSETGCGPDNGAAMLGYGINIPLWSDGATKRRWLSLPPGATIDIGEHGDLDFPPGTVFAKEFSISGNPIETRLLSRHADGGWNGLSYAWDEDGRTAELVGSSGATRVIEGLSDSAWRFPGRQECLRCHSSSAGRTLGAELAQLRPTEGGPDPVEELIGLGALEPNLARRLRAEVQFPRWSGVEQNVEEEEEAIGGYLHANCSFCHAPEGIARTDIDLRFPNWPENAGLCGEDVEFGVIPVEGLLRLAPGDAERSALWWRMTDTGEHRMPPLATSMVDQHAASRLQNWIDKMDGCPETTSRPASVNRHAAAPAAALLAERASHEAR